In Musa acuminata AAA Group cultivar baxijiao chromosome BXJ3-9, Cavendish_Baxijiao_AAA, whole genome shotgun sequence, a single genomic region encodes these proteins:
- the LOC135586685 gene encoding isoamylase 3, chloroplastic-like isoform X2, which yields MVKPGNVFGHSVEESLIEEKVTPMLGTDVPLKYSPGMAFPLGASEAENGINFAIFSRHASCVTLCLSIFGREKSQEICDGMVEIALDPEKNKTGDVWHICVEGLSRSGILYGYRIDGPQEREQGHGFDNSIVLLDPYAKLVSGRKWFGDVANKMSKFLGTYDFESMPFDWGPDYKLPNIPETDLVIYEMNVRAFTADESSELDPEVRGSYLGVIEKIPHLLELGINAVELLPVFEFDELEFQRYPNPRDHMINTWGYSTLNFFAPMSRYASAGGGPLVASHEFKQMVKALHNAGIEVILDVVYNHTNEANDRHPYTSSFRGVDNKVYYMLDPDNGAKYLNFSGCGNTLNCNHPVVMELILDSLRHWVNEYHVDGFRFDLASILCRGTDGSPLNSPPLAKAIAKDAVLSRCKIIAEPWDCGGLYLVGNFPNWDRWAEWNGKYRDDIRRFMKGDCGMKGTFATRISGSADLYQVNKRKPYHSINFVIAHDGFTLCDLVSYNFKHNDANGEGGKDGSNDNFSWNCGVEGETDDVDIIGLRSRQMKNFHLALMISQGTPMMLMGDEYGHTRYGNNNSYGHDTSINNFQWKQLEERRGGHFRFFCEMIKFRCKHPMLRRDRFLTKSDVAWHEDNWSNQESKFLAFTLHDDQFGGDIYLAFNAHDYYVKAAVPSPPHKKRWHRVVDTNLESPKDFVPEGVPFSNTSYNIASYSAVLLEAKP from the exons CACACTTTGCTTGTCAATTTTTGGGAG GGAAAAGAGTCAGGAAATATGTGATGGGATGGTTGAGATTGCACTGGATCCTGAGAAGAATAAAACTGGGGATGTGTGGCACATTTGTGTTGAG GGTTTATCAAGATCTGGCATTCTTTATGGATACCGAATTGATGGCCCTCAGGAAAGGGAACAAGGGCATGGTTTTGACAACAGCATTGTTCTTCTTGACCCCTATGCAAAACTTGTTTCTGGTAGGAAATGGTTTGGGGATGTTGCAAATAAGATGTCCAAGTTTCTTGGAACTTATGACTTTGAAAGCATGCCTTTTGACTGGGGTCCTGATTACAAGCTGCCTAATATACCTGAG ACAGATCTTGTGATATACGAAATGAATGTTCGGGCATTTACAGCTGATGAATCAAGTGAATTGGATCCAGAAGTTCGTGGCAGCTATCTTGGTGTTATTGAAAAA ATCCCACATTTATTGGAACTTGGAATCAATGCTGTGGAGCTCTTGCCAGTTTTTGAGTTTGATGAACTCGAATTTCAGAGGTACCCAAATCCCAGAGATCACATG ATTAACACCTGGGGCTACTCCACCTTAAACTTTTTTGCCCCCATGAGCCGATATGCTAGTGCTGGTGGTGGACCGTTGGTTGCTTCTCATGAGTTCAAACAGATGGTGAAAGCTTTGCACAATGCTGGCATTGAG GTCATTTTGGATGTTGTCTATAACCATACTAATGAAGCTAATGATCGTCATCCTTATACTTCTTCCTTTCGTGGTGTTGACAATAAG GTTTATTACATGTTGGATCCCGATAATGGTGCTAAGTACTTGAATTTTTCAGGCTGTG GAAATACATTAAACTGCAATCACCCTGTCGTCATGGAACTTATTCTTGACAGTTTAAGACATTG GGTTAACGAGTACCATGTCGATGGATTCCGGTTTGACCTTGCAAGTATTCTTTGCCGAGGGACCGATGGTTCTCCTCTTAATTCACCTCCATTAGCCAAG GCAATTGCTAAAGATGCTGTACTTTCAAGGTGTAAGATAATTGCTGAACCATGGGACTGTGGAGGACTTTATCTTGTGGGAAATTTTCCAAATTGGGACCG gtgggccgaatggaatggaaAGTACCGTGATGATATTCGAAGATTCATGAAG GGTGATTGTGGTATGAAAGGGACCTTTGCAACTCGTATATCTGGATCTGCTGACCTCTACCAG GTGAACAAGCGCAAACCCTACCACAGTATCAATTTTGTGATAGCACATGATGGGTTTACACTGTGTGATCTTGTTTCTTACAATTTCAAG CATAATGATGCTAACGGGGAAGGTGGCAAAGATGGAAGCAATGACAATTTTAGCTGGAATTGTGGTGTTGAAG gAGAAACGGATGATGTTGATATTATAGGTCTTCGCTCACGGCAAATGAAGAACTTCCATTTGGCCTTAATGATCTCTCAG GGAACACCAATGATGCTAATGGGGGATGAATATGGCCATACACGTTATGGAAACAATAATAGCTATGGACATGACACTTCCATAAACAATTTTCAGTGGAAACAG TTGGAAGAAAGAAGGGGCGGTCATTTTAGATTTTTCTGTGAGATGATTAAATTTCGCTGCAAGCATCCCATGTTGCGACGAGACAGATTTCTTACCAAA AGTGATGTTGCATGGCATGAAGACAACTGGAGCAACCAGGAGAGCAAATTCTTAGCATTTAC GCTTCATGATGATCAGTTTGGAGGAGACATATATTTGGCTTTTAATGCTCATGATTATTATGTCAAAGCTGCAGTACCTTCACCACCGCATAAGAAGAGATGGCACCGAGTG GTTGACACAAATCTGGAATCTCCCAAAGATTTTGTTCCCGAAGGTGTACCATTCAGCAACACCAGTTACAATATCGCTTCATATTCTGCAGTTCTCCTTGAGGCAAAGCCATGA
- the LOC135650288 gene encoding vegetative cell wall protein gp1-like, which yields MKSSGARLRLLVAALTLLFVASTAQAPGPAPVKPPTVAPTPAPTVAPPTPAPAPGPAPSPSVPVPAPSAPAPSPNVPVPAPVAPAPSPKAPTPAPEAPEAPASSPPAPPPASQTPTEAPSPPSTSGAAGLCSAAWVSAAVAVATVAYAF from the coding sequence ATGAAGTCCTCCGGCGCCCGCCTCCGCCTGCTCGTGGCGGCTCTGACCCTGCTCTTTGTGGCCTCCACCGCTCAAGCGCCTGGCCCAGCTCCCGTCAAGCCCCCCACCGTAGCTCCTACCCCCGCTCCCACTGTCGCGCCCCCGACCCCGGCTCCCGCTCCCGGCCCCGCACCGTCCCCCAGCGTCCCTGTCCCCGCACCGTCGGCCCCGGCGCCGTCCCCCAACGTCCCTGTCCCCGCCCCCGTGGCCCCGGCGCCGTCGCCTAAGGCGCCCACCCCGGCACCAGAGGCGCCCGAGGCACCCGCCTCCTCCCCTCCCGCTCCCCCTCCAGCCAGCCAGACGCCGACCGAGGCGCCGAGCCCGCCGTCCACCAGCGGGGCCGCTGGGCTCTGCTCTGCGGCCTGGGTCTCCGCGGCCGTGGCCGTCGCCACCGTTGCGTATGCGTTCTAA
- the LOC135648823 gene encoding blue copper protein-like — translation MAGCTSSAIGVLLLLLCCTMWTAFATDHTVGGSTGWANGVDYTKWTSGKTFVAGDSLTFNYGAGVHTVDQVSATEYSSCSASNALSTDGSGQTTVKLSKAGTYYFICGVASHCSNGMKIAVPVKAASPAISPATPPSGSTKPPTAATATPPSASTTPSVSTTPSTTTPTTTVADKQSSAGYVSSASVAMLTGLLALELVLL, via the exons ATGGCCGGGTGCACTTCCTCAGCCAtcggcgtcctcctcctcctcctctgctgcaCGATGTGGACGGCGTTCGCCACCGACCACACCGTCGGAGGCTCCACTGGTTGGGCCAACGGGGTTGACTACACTAAGTGGACCTCCGGAAAAACCTTCGTCGCCGGCGACAGCCTCA CGTTCAACTATGGTGCCGGAGTGCACACGGTGGACCAGGTGAGCGCCACCGAATACAGCTCCTGCTCCGCCAGCAACGCCCTCAGCACCGACGGCAGCGGGCAGACGACGGTGAAGCTCTCCAAGGCTGGCACCTACTACTTCATCTGCGGCGTCGCCAGCCACTGCAGCAACGGGATGAAGATCGCGGTCCCCGTCAAGGCGGCGTCCCCCGCCATCTCGCCCGCCACCCCCCCGTCCGGCTCAACCAAGCCTCCCACCGCAGCCACCGCCACCCCGCCCTCCGCAAGCACCACGCCCTCCGTAAGCACCACGCCCTCCACCACCACCCCCACCACCACGGTGGCCGACAAGCAGTCCAGCGCCGGATACGTCTCCTCGGCTTCCGTGGCAATGCTAACCGGGCTGCTGGCGCTCGAGCTGGTGCTCCTTTAG